The proteins below come from a single Juglans regia cultivar Chandler chromosome 12, Walnut 2.0, whole genome shotgun sequence genomic window:
- the LOC109017231 gene encoding heterogeneous nuclear ribonucleoprotein Q-like, translating into MAEGTEVEERVDLDEENYMEEMDDDAEEQIDEDVEEQLDDDGVDGGEYENVEENVEEVHEDSVTEPSGKDQSPEADRSHIASESIEDEEKPAASVDNDEKEKHAELLALPPHGSEVFIGGLPRDAQEEDLRNLCEPIGEILEVRLMKDKETGDAKGYAFIAFKTKEVAQKAIEDIHNKEFKGKNLRCSLSETKHRLFIGNVPKSLTEDEFRKFIEEAGPGVENIELIRDPQNPSRNRGFAFVLYYNNACADYSRQKMLSSNFKLDGNTPTVTWADPKSAPDHSAASQVKALYVKNIPENTSTEKMKELFQRHGEVTKVVMPPGKAGGKRDFGFIHYAERSSALKAVKDTEKYEIDGQLLEVVLAKPQTDKKFDGAYPYNAAPHPNHLPHSGYGGFAGNQYGSVGAGYGVATGFQQPMIYGRGPMPAGMHMVPMVLPDGRIGYVLQQPGVQIPPPRPRRIDRNNPSSGPPARAGGSGSDEGNRGRRYRPY; encoded by the exons ATGGCAGAAGGCACGGAAGTTGAAGAGCGGGTGGATCTTGATGAGGAGAATTACATGGAAGAGATGGACGACGATGCTGAAGAACAGATAGATGAAGATGTTGAAGAACAATTAGATGATGATGGAGTAGATGGAGGTGAGTATGAAAATGTTGAAGAGAATGTTGAAGAAGTACATGAGGACTCTGTAACTGAGCCTAGTGGGAAAGACCAATCACCAGAAGCAGATAGAAGCCACATTGCCTCAGAATCcattgaagatgaagaaaagccGGCTGCTTCTGTTGACAATGATGAGAAGGAGAAGCATGCTGAACTTCTTGCCCTTCCTCCCCATGGGTCTGAAGTTTTCATTGGTGGACTTCCCCGTGATGCCCAGGAAGAAGATTTGAGGAATCTCTGTGAGCCAATAGGCGAAATTCTTGAG GTAAGACTGATGAAAGATAAGGAAACTGGTGATGCCAAGGGTTATGCTTTCATagcatttaaaacaaaagaggTTGCACAAAAGGCCATTGAAGATATACATAACAAAGAATTCAAG GGTAAAAATTTAAGGTGTTCGTTATCTGAAACTAAGCATAGATTATTCATTGGTAATGTTCCTAAGAGCTTAACTGAGGATGAGTTTAGAAAATTCATTGAGGAGGCTGGTCCTGGAGTTGAAAACATTGAACTTATAAGG GATCCTCAAAATCCAAGCCGAAATCGTGGTTTTGCTTTTGTGTTATATTACAATAATGCTTGTGCCGATTACTCAAGGCAGAAAATGCTAAGCTCAAATTTTAAGTTGGATGGCAATACCCCAACTGTCACCTGGGCTGATCCGAAGAGTGCACCTGATCATTCAGCTGCTTCTCAG GTTAAGGCTCTTTATGTCAAAAACATTCCCGAGAACACTAGCACTGAAAAAATGAAGGAACTATTTCAGCGCCATGGGGAGGTGACAAAAGTGGTCATGCCACCTGGCAAAGCTGGTGGCAAACGGGACTTTGGTTTCATCCATTATGCTGAGAGGTCAAGTGCGTTGAAGGCTGTTAAAGATACAGAGAAATATGAAATTGATG GCCAATTGTTGGAGGTTGTACTTGCTAAACCTCAGACtgataaaaaatttgatggTGCGTATCCCTATAATGCTGCGCCTCATCcaaaccatcttccacattctGGTTATGGTGGTTTTGCCGGTAATCAATATGGGTCAGTAGGGGCTGGATATGGTGTCGCCACTGGTTTCCAGCAG CCAATGATATATGGTAGGGGTCCAATGCCAGCAGGAATGCACATGGTTCCAATGGTATTACCAGATGGTCGCATCGGCTATGTTCT TCAGCAGCCTGGCGTACAGATACCTCCTCCTCGGCCTCGTAGAATTGATCGGAACAATCCTTCAAGTGGACCGCCGGCTCGAGCAGGAGGTAGTGGCAGTGATGAAGGCAATCGGGGCAGGAGATACCGACCCTATTAG